A region of Terriglobia bacterium DNA encodes the following proteins:
- a CDS encoding tetratricopeptide repeat protein has translation MRLPGSERTRARIGTAILLGAAVLAVFSPVLRNGFVGYDDDVYVARNPHVRDGLGPGGVIWAFTTTRAANWHPLTWLSHLLDERAFGSSAAGHHATSLLLHLANTVLLFLLLDALTRSMAASALVAALFGVHPLHVESVAWIAERKDVLSTLFWILACWAHVRWARSPSAGRYALVVLALVLGLLSKPMLVTLPFALLLLDRWPLERWSCRGARALPPLVREKLPLFAIAFASAIATYAVQRSGHAVGSLEQLPMGVRVANAIVSYGAYLAKTAWPSALAVFYPHPRNAVPALEVAASAAALLAVTLFVVRQEGRRPFLLVGWLWYLGTLVPVIGLVQVGGQARADRYTYVPLIGVFLMLAWGVPELLSSVIRGPGSRRLIPIYVLLPALAVAARVQVGHWKDAVSLSEHAIAVTRNNAVAHANLAAALSARGSADRAIPEFEEAVRIDPRQPEAQSGLALLLAERGRLDEAVSHAEAAIRARPGYAPAHNHLGIALKRLGRPKEAAREFEAAVALDPELAEAWSNLGLESLDEGRDETADSAFRRALRLDPGLKEARNNLGIALLREGRVDEAIAELREAVKTAPGYATAHRNLGRAWAAKGRIEEARAEFEQSLGADPRAAETHQDYGFALAGSGRFDEAIAQYRESLRLDPGYPEAHNNLGAALMEQGRMAEARTEFERAVQFRPGYALAHSNLAVTLYYAGDYGRAWDEVRLARRGGSEPPERFLTMLREKFPEPPPR, from the coding sequence ATGCGCCTTCCAGGGAGCGAGCGGACACGCGCGCGGATCGGAACGGCGATCCTGCTCGGCGCCGCGGTGCTCGCCGTCTTCTCGCCGGTGCTTAGGAACGGCTTCGTCGGGTACGACGACGACGTCTACGTGGCGCGCAATCCGCACGTCCGGGACGGGCTCGGCCCCGGCGGGGTGATCTGGGCGTTCACCACGACGCGCGCCGCGAACTGGCATCCCCTGACCTGGCTCTCGCACCTGCTCGACGAGCGGGCGTTCGGCTCGAGCGCCGCCGGGCACCACGCGACGAGCCTGCTGCTCCACCTGGCCAATACGGTGCTTCTCTTCCTGCTGCTCGACGCGCTCACGCGGTCGATGGCGGCCAGCGCGCTGGTCGCGGCGCTGTTCGGCGTGCACCCGCTCCACGTCGAGTCGGTGGCCTGGATCGCCGAGCGGAAGGACGTCTTGAGCACCCTCTTCTGGATCCTCGCGTGCTGGGCTCATGTCCGGTGGGCGAGGTCCCCGTCGGCCGGGCGGTACGCGCTCGTCGTCCTGGCGCTCGTCCTCGGGCTCCTCTCGAAGCCGATGCTGGTCACGCTGCCGTTCGCGCTGCTGCTCCTCGACCGATGGCCGCTCGAGCGCTGGTCCTGTCGTGGGGCCCGCGCCCTCCCGCCTCTCGTACGGGAGAAGCTCCCGCTGTTCGCGATTGCCTTCGCGTCGGCGATCGCGACGTACGCGGTGCAGCGATCGGGGCACGCGGTCGGATCGCTGGAGCAGCTCCCGATGGGCGTTCGCGTCGCGAACGCCATCGTCTCGTACGGCGCGTATCTGGCGAAGACGGCGTGGCCGAGCGCTCTCGCGGTCTTCTATCCCCACCCGCGGAACGCGGTGCCCGCGCTCGAGGTGGCCGCTTCCGCGGCGGCGCTCCTCGCGGTGACGCTGTTCGTCGTCCGGCAGGAAGGCCGGCGGCCGTTCCTCCTGGTCGGCTGGCTCTGGTACCTCGGCACGCTCGTGCCGGTCATCGGGCTCGTCCAGGTGGGTGGGCAGGCGCGGGCGGATCGGTACACCTACGTTCCGCTGATCGGCGTCTTCCTGATGCTCGCGTGGGGGGTCCCGGAGCTGCTCTCATCCGTCATCCGCGGCCCGGGCTCCCGCCGGCTGATCCCGATTTACGTCCTGCTCCCCGCGCTCGCCGTGGCCGCGCGCGTGCAGGTGGGGCACTGGAAAGACGCGGTGTCCCTGTCGGAGCACGCGATCGCGGTGACGCGGAACAACGCCGTCGCCCACGCGAACCTGGCGGCCGCCCTCTCGGCCCGGGGATCCGCCGACCGGGCGATCCCGGAATTCGAGGAGGCCGTCAGGATCGATCCCCGCCAACCGGAGGCGCAGAGCGGCCTCGCGCTGCTTCTCGCCGAGCGCGGCCGGCTCGACGAGGCGGTGTCCCACGCGGAAGCGGCGATCCGGGCGCGTCCCGGGTACGCGCCCGCGCACAATCACCTGGGGATCGCGCTGAAGCGCCTCGGCCGGCCGAAGGAGGCGGCCCGGGAGTTCGAGGCGGCGGTGGCACTCGACCCGGAGCTGGCCGAGGCCTGGAGCAACCTCGGCCTCGAGTCCCTCGACGAGGGCCGCGACGAGACCGCGGACTCGGCGTTCCGGCGGGCGCTCCGCCTCGATCCGGGCCTGAAGGAGGCGCGCAACAACCTCGGCATCGCGCTCCTCCGGGAGGGACGGGTGGACGAGGCGATCGCGGAACTCCGCGAGGCGGTGAAGACCGCGCCGGGCTACGCCACGGCTCATCGGAACCTCGGCCGCGCTTGGGCCGCGAAGGGGAGAATCGAAGAGGCGCGCGCCGAGTTCGAGCAGTCCCTGGGCGCCGACCCCCGCGCGGCGGAGACCCACCAGGACTACGGCTTCGCGCTGGCCGGCAGCGGGCGATTCGACGAGGCGATCGCCCAGTACCGGGAGAGCCTGCGCCTCGACCCCGGCTACCCTGAGGCCCACAACAATCTGGGAGCCGCCTTGATGGAGCAGGGCCGGATGGCGGAGGCACGGACGGAGTTCGAGCGCGCCGTGCAATTCCGCCCCGGCTACGCGCTGGCCCACTCGAATCTGGCCGTCACGCTCTACTACGCGGGGGATTACGGAAGGGCGTGGGACGAGGTCCGCCTCGCCCGACGCGGCGGCTCCGAGCCCCCCGAACGCTTCCTGACGATGCTCCGGGAGAAGTTCCCGGAGCCCCCACCGCGCTGA
- a CDS encoding pyridoxal phosphate-dependent aminotransferase: MFSDRVNRIALSPTLRIGAKAQQMRAQGVDVVDFSVGEPDFPTPEPIKRAAKAALDANFTKYTANDGIPDLKLEIADKLLRENSLRYSPDEIIVSPGAKVCLFHLAMALYGPGDDVLIPSPYWVSYPDQVTLAGANPVFLPTREEDGFRLQAKTLAAAITPNTKALILNYPCNPTGATYARDDLQAIADVCVREDIWVVSDEIYERLIYDGARFVSIASVDEKIRKRSVVVNGFSKAFSMTGWRLGYAAGPREVIQACSKIQSHNTSNATSFVQKGGIEALRSCSMEVERMKQEFERRRNAVVYRLRSIPGVSCPEPKGAFYAFPNVERYLDKEFSGAPLRNTYGLAYYLLKEAQVAVVPGQAFGSDAHVRLSFALSMERLEEGMRRIERALLRLDEPKRVRPRALNNVVTKVRDAAPTEVLSVVGARNAALAEAEAHLPPDAYFQWNASIAGIVVQLRTNSPHLADFYQENFYPASLDGDLEPHAVIYAVKDVPGREPRGMVSLETATGFVLNSAFYGQLRSIALSLAADGAARTSGALLAHAAALDREGRGALVWGEAGSGRTAVLAAALREDGVRLVAAEDVFVRPSPDGPTAELPERKLYLKAKWMKHVPEIEKLLERTKLENLAVSREQCHEDHEGGECPLDRGAAVCVAASGGGRILLDPAWLGAGRRHVRRTALEVSVLLARDAVLPAVQELSPRDAARRLAAGNLPGGRGPASPFLNPHLAGTDTARLEATQVQYERLFGVSRCVVVNASIGSPETVAKRLLDLLR; the protein is encoded by the coding sequence ATGTTCTCCGATCGCGTCAACCGGATCGCGCTCTCCCCCACGCTGAGGATCGGCGCCAAGGCGCAGCAGATGCGCGCGCAGGGCGTCGACGTGGTGGACTTCTCGGTGGGCGAGCCCGATTTCCCGACCCCCGAGCCGATCAAGCGCGCCGCCAAGGCGGCTCTCGACGCGAATTTCACCAAGTACACCGCCAACGACGGGATCCCGGACCTCAAGCTCGAGATCGCCGACAAGCTGCTGCGGGAGAACAGCCTCAGGTACTCGCCGGACGAGATCATCGTCTCGCCCGGCGCCAAGGTCTGCCTGTTCCACCTCGCGATGGCGCTGTACGGGCCCGGCGACGACGTCTTGATCCCCTCCCCGTACTGGGTCTCGTACCCGGACCAGGTGACGCTCGCCGGCGCGAACCCCGTGTTCCTCCCCACCCGCGAGGAGGACGGCTTCAGGCTCCAGGCGAAGACGCTGGCCGCCGCGATCACCCCGAACACCAAGGCCCTGATCCTCAACTACCCCTGCAATCCCACCGGGGCGACGTACGCCCGCGACGACCTCCAGGCGATCGCCGACGTCTGCGTCCGGGAGGACATCTGGGTCGTCTCCGACGAGATCTACGAGCGCCTGATCTACGACGGCGCGCGCTTCGTGTCCATCGCGTCGGTGGACGAGAAGATCCGGAAGCGCTCGGTGGTGGTCAACGGGTTCTCGAAGGCGTTCTCCATGACCGGGTGGCGGCTGGGCTACGCGGCCGGTCCCCGCGAGGTGATCCAGGCCTGCTCCAAGATCCAGTCCCACAACACCTCGAACGCGACCTCCTTCGTGCAGAAGGGGGGGATTGAGGCGCTCCGCTCCTGCTCGATGGAGGTGGAGCGGATGAAGCAGGAGTTCGAGCGGCGCCGGAACGCCGTGGTGTACCGGCTGCGCTCGATCCCCGGCGTCTCCTGCCCCGAGCCGAAGGGGGCGTTCTACGCGTTTCCCAACGTCGAGCGCTACCTCGACAAGGAATTCTCCGGCGCCCCCCTCCGGAACACCTATGGCCTCGCCTACTACCTCCTGAAGGAGGCGCAGGTCGCGGTGGTGCCGGGGCAGGCGTTCGGCTCCGACGCCCACGTCCGGCTCTCGTTCGCGCTGTCCATGGAGAGGCTCGAGGAGGGAATGCGGCGGATCGAGCGGGCCCTCCTGCGCCTCGACGAGCCGAAGCGCGTCCGGCCCCGCGCGCTCAACAACGTGGTCACCAAGGTCCGGGACGCGGCGCCGACCGAGGTGCTCTCGGTGGTCGGCGCGCGCAACGCGGCCCTCGCCGAGGCGGAGGCCCACCTCCCGCCGGACGCGTACTTCCAGTGGAACGCGTCCATCGCCGGGATCGTCGTGCAGCTCAGGACGAACTCGCCGCACCTCGCCGACTTCTACCAGGAGAACTTCTATCCCGCCTCCCTCGACGGCGACCTCGAGCCCCACGCGGTGATCTACGCGGTCAAGGACGTGCCCGGGCGCGAGCCCCGGGGAATGGTGAGCCTCGAAACCGCCACGGGCTTCGTGCTGAACAGCGCGTTCTACGGCCAGCTGCGCTCCATCGCGCTCTCGCTCGCTGCGGACGGCGCCGCGCGAACGTCGGGGGCGCTCCTGGCCCACGCCGCCGCGCTGGACCGCGAGGGCCGCGGCGCCCTGGTGTGGGGTGAGGCGGGCTCGGGCCGGACCGCGGTGCTCGCGGCGGCGCTTCGCGAGGACGGGGTGCGGCTCGTGGCGGCGGAGGACGTCTTCGTGCGGCCGTCCCCCGACGGGCCGACGGCGGAGCTTCCCGAGCGCAAGCTGTACCTCAAGGCGAAGTGGATGAAGCACGTACCGGAGATCGAGAAGCTCCTGGAGCGGACCAAGCTCGAGAACCTCGCGGTGAGCCGCGAGCAGTGCCACGAGGACCACGAGGGGGGCGAGTGCCCTCTCGACCGCGGGGCGGCGGTTTGCGTCGCCGCCTCGGGCGGCGGGCGCATCCTGCTGGACCCGGCGTGGCTCGGCGCCGGACGCCGGCACGTCCGGAGGACCGCGCTCGAGGTCTCGGTCCTCCTCGCGAGAGACGCGGTGCTCCCCGCGGTGCAGGAGCTGTCGCCGCGGGACGCGGCGCGCCGACTCGCCGCGGGGAACCTGCCCGGCGGCCGGGGCCCCGCCTCGCCGTTCTTGAACCCGCACCTCGCCGGGACCGACACGGCGCGCCTCGAGGCGACGCAGGTCCAGTACGAGCGGCTGTTCGGGGTCAGCCGCTGCGTCGTGGTCAACGCGTCGATCGGATCGCCCGAGACCGTCGCGAAACGGTTGCTCGACCTGCTTCGCTGA
- a CDS encoding flotillin encodes MFWLPWVIAAAVIVSLFVLWAVNYRKVGPNQALVISGRTSTVVEADGRRRKVGYRLQVGGGTFVMPFIETVDSFPLEVFSLAIRCPEVLSAHGVLISAEAQGQVKASSGEASLHRAIENFLSKGSSGIVDVSQEVLEGHMRAALGTMSVEEIYADREGFARKVRDAAAEDFSRLGLELVSFSLKDISDAQGYILALGARRIAEIKRDATIAQAETERDAAINAAMARKEGDVARLKAEAELAQATRDFEIQRAEFQAAVNSQRAQADVAYDLERAKLDLSLKRQEYEVRLAEKELSAKVEEREAVRREKELEASVKRPAEAMNYQGRLEAEGEAYRKELEAKGKAAGIRTIGNAEAEAALARGKAEAEAMRAKATAWKDYSEAALTEMVIKSLPELARAVSEPLSKVEKIVMVGDASGAQKITGQVAAVLAQLPTVVESLTGLNLADLLARGKKKDDAKDGQ; translated from the coding sequence ATGTTCTGGTTGCCGTGGGTCATCGCCGCCGCCGTGATCGTATCGCTGTTCGTCCTGTGGGCGGTCAATTACCGCAAGGTCGGTCCGAACCAGGCCCTGGTGATCTCCGGACGGACCAGCACGGTGGTGGAAGCGGACGGGCGGCGGCGGAAGGTCGGCTACCGCCTCCAGGTCGGGGGCGGCACGTTCGTGATGCCGTTCATCGAGACGGTGGACTCTTTCCCGCTCGAGGTCTTCTCCCTCGCGATCCGCTGCCCCGAGGTGCTCTCGGCCCACGGCGTGCTGATCTCCGCCGAGGCGCAGGGTCAGGTCAAGGCGTCCAGCGGCGAGGCCTCGCTCCACCGCGCCATCGAGAACTTCCTCTCGAAGGGGTCGAGCGGGATCGTGGACGTGTCGCAGGAGGTGCTCGAAGGGCACATGCGGGCCGCCCTCGGCACGATGTCCGTGGAGGAGATCTACGCCGACCGCGAGGGGTTCGCGCGGAAGGTGCGCGACGCCGCGGCCGAAGATTTCTCGCGGCTCGGCCTCGAGCTGGTCTCGTTCTCCCTCAAGGACATCAGCGACGCGCAGGGGTACATCCTGGCCCTGGGCGCCCGGCGCATCGCCGAGATCAAGCGCGATGCGACCATCGCGCAGGCCGAGACCGAGCGGGACGCGGCGATCAACGCCGCGATGGCCCGGAAGGAAGGGGACGTGGCGCGCCTCAAGGCGGAGGCCGAGCTGGCCCAGGCGACGCGGGACTTCGAGATCCAGCGCGCCGAGTTCCAGGCCGCGGTCAACTCGCAGCGGGCGCAGGCCGACGTGGCGTACGACCTCGAGCGCGCGAAGCTCGACCTCTCTCTGAAGCGGCAGGAGTACGAGGTGCGGCTCGCCGAGAAGGAGCTGTCGGCGAAGGTGGAGGAGCGCGAGGCGGTCCGCCGGGAGAAGGAGCTCGAGGCCAGCGTGAAGCGTCCCGCAGAGGCCATGAACTACCAGGGCCGTCTCGAGGCGGAGGGGGAGGCGTACCGGAAGGAGCTCGAGGCCAAGGGGAAGGCCGCGGGCATCCGCACCATCGGGAACGCCGAGGCCGAGGCGGCCCTCGCCCGCGGGAAGGCGGAGGCGGAGGCGATGCGCGCGAAGGCGACGGCCTGGAAGGACTACTCGGAGGCTGCGCTCACCGAGATGGTCATCAAGTCGCTTCCCGAGCTGGCCCGGGCGGTGTCCGAGCCGCTCTCGAAGGTGGAGAAGATCGTGATGGTGGGCGACGCGAGCGGGGCCCAGAAGATCACCGGGCAGGTCGCCGCGGTGCTCGCGCAGCTCCCGACGGTGGTGGAGAGCCTGACCGGCCTGAACCTCGCCGACCTGCTCGCGCGGGGCAAGAAGAAGGACGACGCGAAGGACGGCCAGTAG
- a CDS encoding phosphoenolpyruvate carboxykinase (ATP) produces MGAGPYDPDVYRRFAENLRGCLGGPNIEHPSLWALRRSALLSSRRTANGSHLWFSGISSRMAARTVYLGSSQAWLPRPSSLQLDLVQKAPEQLHKVLQLLRTLPFVHVRRQMGDNPEFNPICNLYVSVSDPKNYRLAYMWARTMNDVRASRPGPEFVMIDVPEEHRLRMQVLALPEYNINIAMGTDYTGECKKGFLRQGMYRADERGQLGLHAGTKVVRARDQQSGKLRTFGVFMFGLTATGKSTWSCHQLGLDSESGEGTWVAQDDIVFLKRDGSAFGTEQGFYVKTDVEPGLQEAMHHALSHRTALLENVMVDARGKIDFLDERLGENGRGVLDRRHLKVRRGGSLQSICAESIDLPPLERLDGLVFAFITRRNTVYPFAHRLTPEQGVLAYLWGESSHSFATVPEKAGESVRIVGMDDFIIGNQGRKVNAFHDIVMDLSARFPGKVHFFQYNTGGVGEIIEVDKGSGARKLVRKATRVPIDVMAALQRGDLRGTHEYRKGALMMDEVVRFDGGDLSAYDPSNFYSKEQIAAYLAELVEGRRKHTEEIAAQGLRKDIRDLAHRELDQIEAAAGRRKAEPWAPQESEEVPEAAEDRIPLSRFITSWEPRRPGRGSRSAAAPGRGRSAW; encoded by the coding sequence ATGGGCGCCGGACCCTACGACCCCGACGTGTACCGCAGGTTCGCGGAGAACCTGAGGGGCTGCCTCGGCGGGCCGAACATCGAGCACCCGTCCCTGTGGGCGCTGAGGCGGAGCGCCCTCTTGAGCTCGCGGCGGACGGCGAACGGGTCGCACCTCTGGTTCTCGGGGATCTCGTCGCGCATGGCGGCGCGGACCGTCTACCTCGGCAGTTCCCAGGCCTGGCTCCCCCGCCCCAGTTCCCTCCAGCTCGACCTGGTGCAGAAGGCGCCGGAGCAGCTCCACAAGGTCCTGCAGCTCCTGAGGACGCTCCCCTTCGTCCACGTGCGCCGCCAGATGGGGGACAACCCGGAGTTCAACCCGATCTGCAACCTGTACGTCTCGGTGTCGGACCCGAAGAACTACCGGCTCGCGTACATGTGGGCGCGCACGATGAACGACGTGCGGGCCTCCCGGCCCGGGCCCGAGTTCGTGATGATCGACGTCCCGGAGGAGCACCGGCTCAGGATGCAGGTCCTCGCCCTTCCCGAGTACAACATCAACATCGCGATGGGAACCGACTACACCGGGGAGTGCAAGAAAGGGTTCCTCCGCCAGGGGATGTACCGCGCGGACGAGCGCGGCCAGCTCGGCCTCCACGCCGGCACCAAGGTGGTCCGGGCGAGGGACCAGCAGAGCGGGAAGCTCAGGACGTTCGGGGTGTTCATGTTCGGTCTGACCGCCACCGGCAAGAGCACCTGGTCGTGCCACCAGCTCGGCCTCGACTCGGAGAGCGGCGAGGGGACCTGGGTCGCGCAGGACGACATCGTGTTCCTCAAACGGGACGGGTCCGCGTTCGGGACCGAGCAGGGGTTCTACGTGAAGACCGACGTGGAACCGGGCCTCCAGGAGGCGATGCACCACGCCCTGTCGCACCGCACGGCACTTCTCGAGAACGTGATGGTGGACGCCCGCGGGAAGATCGACTTCCTCGACGAGCGCCTCGGAGAGAACGGCCGGGGCGTGCTGGACCGCCGGCACCTCAAGGTCCGCCGGGGCGGCTCGCTCCAGTCGATCTGCGCCGAATCCATCGACCTCCCGCCGCTCGAAAGGCTCGACGGGCTGGTCTTCGCCTTCATCACGCGCCGCAACACCGTCTATCCGTTCGCCCACCGCCTGACCCCCGAGCAGGGCGTGCTGGCGTACCTGTGGGGCGAGTCGAGCCACTCTTTCGCCACGGTCCCGGAGAAGGCGGGAGAGAGCGTCAGGATCGTCGGGATGGACGACTTCATCATCGGGAACCAGGGGCGCAAGGTCAACGCGTTCCACGACATCGTCATGGACCTCTCGGCCCGCTTCCCCGGGAAGGTGCACTTCTTCCAGTACAACACCGGCGGGGTCGGCGAGATCATCGAGGTGGACAAGGGGAGCGGCGCGCGCAAGCTCGTGAGGAAGGCGACCCGGGTCCCGATCGACGTGATGGCGGCCTTGCAGCGCGGCGACCTGCGCGGCACCCACGAGTACCGAAAAGGCGCGCTGATGATGGACGAGGTCGTCCGCTTCGACGGCGGGGACCTCTCGGCCTACGACCCGTCGAACTTCTACTCGAAGGAGCAGATCGCGGCCTACCTGGCCGAGCTCGTCGAGGGACGCCGGAAGCACACCGAGGAGATCGCCGCGCAAGGGCTGCGCAAGGACATCCGCGACCTCGCCCACCGAGAGCTGGACCAGATCGAGGCGGCCGCGGGACGGCGCAAGGCGGAGCCCTGGGCGCCTCAGGAGTCGGAGGAGGTGCCGGAGGCCGCCGAGGACCGCATCCCGCTCTCGAGGTT